One region of Bacteroidota bacterium genomic DNA includes:
- a CDS encoding WG repeat-containing protein — translation MNKINYLKFHISLIILFFLSITFSLHSQELKPFQQDNKWGFKNSSDEIVVKADYDKVWSFKHGLSKVKLNGKYALINEKGKTVIKPKYAFMDEFNGKYSKVGLNKKFGLVNEKGKEILPLEYSYIEPLKNYFLKVEKDNKCALVNYEGKLLTEIKYNNIKMKNESYVVVIIDKKAGLIDVEGNEIIPCKYSEIKRFKKGVAVVSLNYRYGLVNSEGEEITEIRYEHISRFKNNLAIAKYYGKYGLLNRQGKIVLPFDYADIENYHEDRAIIKKNKLFGVIDNNGKIIVECKYQKINEYSEGLATAKQNDKFGFIDLNGKVLIPFKYSMAESFENGKAKVMKAGKFGFVDKNGKESF, via the coding sequence ATGAATAAAATAAATTACCTTAAATTTCACATATCCTTAATAATATTATTTTTTTTAAGTATTACTTTCTCTTTACATTCCCAAGAACTTAAGCCTTTTCAACAAGATAATAAATGGGGTTTTAAGAATAGTTCTGATGAGATAGTAGTTAAAGCGGACTATGATAAAGTTTGGAGTTTTAAACATGGACTTTCTAAAGTGAAATTAAACGGGAAATATGCTTTAATTAACGAAAAAGGAAAAACTGTTATTAAACCCAAGTATGCTTTTATGGATGAATTTAATGGCAAATATTCTAAAGTTGGTTTAAATAAAAAATTTGGTTTAGTTAATGAAAAAGGAAAAGAGATTTTACCACTTGAATATTCATACATTGAGCCCTTAAAAAATTATTTTTTGAAAGTAGAAAAAGATAATAAGTGTGCTCTGGTTAATTATGAAGGTAAGCTTCTTACTGAGATAAAATACAATAACATAAAGATGAAAAACGAATCTTATGTTGTGGTAATTATTGACAAAAAAGCAGGATTAATTGACGTTGAAGGCAATGAAATAATTCCATGTAAATATTCTGAGATTAAACGCTTTAAGAAGGGTGTTGCTGTTGTAAGTTTAAATTATAGGTATGGACTTGTAAATAGTGAAGGCGAGGAAATTACAGAGATAAGATATGAACATATTTCGAGGTTTAAAAATAATTTGGCAATAGCAAAATATTATGGCAAATATGGACTTTTAAATCGTCAGGGAAAAATAGTTTTGCCTTTCGATTATGCAGATATTGAAAACTATCATGAAGATAGAGCGATAATAAAAAAGAATAAATTATTTGGAGTAATTGATAACAATGGGAAGATAATTGTTGAATGTAAATATCAAAAAATTAACGAATATAGTGAAGGACTTGCAACTGCAAAACAAAATGACAAATTTGGTTTTATTGATTTAAACGGCAAAGTGCTTATTCCTTTTAAGTATTCAATGGCTGAAAGTTTTGAAAACGGTAAAGCCAAAGTAATGAAAGCCGGTAAGTTTGGTTTTGTTGACAAAAATGG